The sequence TTAGAGCTCTATAGAAAATTGCCATAATTCCCGCTCAATTATTGTAATAATATTTGATATTGACATATCGACTATATAAGTACGTTGCGGACTAGAGTTTTCTGTTTAAAAGTATTGCAATGAAATTGATAGTATGTCATTGGGTATTCCTGGGCTTTATTTGCCTAAGTCGAAGTCAGGACGACAATGATAATGTTAGAAGGATAATGAAGGAAATGGAGGTAACCCCAGATATCTTAGAGGAGCCACCAAGGGAGTTACTTAGGGTAAGTAATATATCTATCTAATTTTCTACAGATTTcgcaaatttttttgtatattagATAAAATATGAGAACACCTTTGACATTGAGGAGGGCAAGACCTATACTCCTACAGAGCTGAAATTCCAACCCAGACTGGATTGGAATGCGGATCCCGAGTCCTTTTACACGGTGGTTATGATCTGTCCCGATGCTCCGAATCGTGAGAATCCCATGTATCGTTCTTGGCTCCATTGGTTGGTGGTCAATATCCCTGGTTTGGATATAATGAAGGGTCAACCGATATCGGATTACTTTGGTCCTCTACCACCGAAGGATAGTGGAACTCAGCGATATCTTATTCTGGTGTATCAGCAATCGGATAAACTGGATTTCGATGAGAAGAAAATCGAACTAAGTAATGCCGATGGTCATAGCAATTTCGATGTTAAGAAATTTGCTCAGAAATATGAAATGGGAACTCCGGTAGCAGGAAATATATTCCAATCCAGATGGGATGAATATGTGCCGGAACTGATGAAGACACTCTATGGAGTTAATGAGTAGAGATCGGAGAGTTTTGTGCGGTTGATATGTTCCTTGGTTTAGTTTTTAAGTCTTATGTTTCCTATTTGTGTTTAATAAAGTGATTTAGTTAGTCATGAGCATTCCAAATGGGGGTGGTATATGTCTTTTCTTAttctaaaaatgtttaatatttaagcTTATCTTTAAGTCAAACCTTTTCAAAGAATTTCTTTCAATTAAGAGGCAATAGCTAAATTGCAAAAGTGGTACACTTGAGGGATCAGCCAACTGCATTGAAATTCTCCACCTTATTTTCCTCCAATGCTTTGATTGACTGGCTACATTTTCCAAATCCCCCAggtacaaaaaacaaaaaaggagCTTTGCACTTGGCACAAAACTCACTTAAACTTTGCAATCATGATAGGACGTAATGTTAGATTTCCATTTATATAAACTCGAGCAAGTGTGAAAGGTGCAACTTTCACGGGGGCCTGGAGAAAAGGAAAACGGCCTGGGGTGAAGAGATTTCCCCGCACTTTCCACTTCCTTCTCCAGTTTCCACTCAAATAGTAACTAAACGCAGTCGAGCACAAAGCGCTTTTTGTGGGCAATGGCAAATAACCTTAAGGTTAAGATTACAAGGTAATTTGATTCAATTCGAGTGATAGGCGTGCCAAGGCAACAACAAACGGCCCAAGATGGAAACGGAGATGAAGACGGTTTTCCACGCAGAGAGAGTTGGGGGAAAGTGGGCGGCAAATACCCGGTGTCGGGCCAATTTCCCCAGTTTCGGTCGGATAGATGACAGTGTCAAGATAGGAATTGTTGCAGCTTTGCCTTTGCACCCCTCCAGCCAAAAAGTCGTACCCTCCTCTACTTTTTCCCTTCTTTCAatgaatttctttttttttttgcttttccGGCTTTCTTTTTGTTGGTATTACTGTTTATCAGTTGGTGTATAAATTTGCCTTTATTTTGACATATTTAGTGGCGGTTCCAAGACAATTGTCTCGGCGATAAAAAGCTCAAAGATCTAGCTGCGATTTGCTTGTTACTCCATTAAAACGGCATACAAACAGGCAACAGTGGCCACAATATCATGGTAAAATAATTGGATTTAGTTGGAAATGGAAGTGCATTATTGCCTTATAAGTAAATTGTTTGGGACACACAAAAATGAATTATATAGTACTTAGTAAAGCCTAGTTCCTAAGTAATGATAAGGTTTACAAAAAGAGCAAGCAAGCGTTTTTATTGATTGAGCAAAGATGTTAGGCATCGTTTTGATTCTTATTTTTATCGGATATAAAAGTATCTGta is a genomic window of Drosophila suzukii chromosome 2L, CBGP_Dsuzu_IsoJpt1.0, whole genome shotgun sequence containing:
- the a5 gene encoding putative odorant-binding protein A5; this encodes MKLIVCHWVFLGFICLSRSQDDNDNVRRIMKEMEVTPDILEEPPRELLRIKYENTFDIEEGKTYTPTELKFQPRLDWNADPESFYTVVMICPDAPNRENPMYRSWLHWLVVNIPGLDIMKGQPISDYFGPLPPKDSGTQRYLILVYQQSDKLDFDEKKIELSNADGHSNFDVKKFAQKYEMGTPVAGNIFQSRWDEYVPELMKTLYGVNE